The Gadus macrocephalus chromosome 9, ASM3116895v1 genomic interval tttttgacaccttaaatatactttaaacacttttgacgaatatgtgaattgaatgcagaacctttgagtgttttagaatacatttacagtaaaaaatgagtgtaatgtaaaatgtaaaataaataactaactcccaatgtgctgcgctcgtgagcagtgactaacacgtgcgtgctgagcagtatggtctcaccgttagagtctacagtataacaaattaacacctaaagaaaaacaggcacaaacaacgcatcttgtgtacattggtgaggtgagcgcgcagctgcctgagcgagcgagctttcatgttgtacggtaaaattcaatctcctcttttttactccagctaaagttgttagttagcaaggcaagtaggagcgcaatctgcaggatactaagcgcaataaaattcctaaaaaaaaaataaaaataaaaaaaacggttgtaatctgcgtctttttggcagatgttgattattttcaaaaaggctataatcggccgattaaatctgcaggccgatgaatcggtcgggccctaataaaTACCCCCTGAACTGGTGGCTGACTTCCccagggagggaggcggggggtcTCACCGAGTGGGGGCCATGTTGGACGGCAGATCCCCAGTATCGTGGAACAGGTCATAGTGCTTAAACAGCTCCTCCGCCGAGTTGTGAGACTTCATGCACTGAGGACAGATGAagccctgcgcacacacacacacacacacacacacacacacacacacacacacacacacacacacacacacacacacacacacacacacacacacacacacacacacacacacacacacacgttaactttCAAGTTAAGGATCTACATACAACATAACAATAAGCACCAAAAGCCTTTCAGGTGAACCTGATTGGTCTGTGATCAACAGGATGCATGGTTACCTCGGAGGTCTGTTCGTTGTTGAGGTTGGCTCCAGGCTGCTGCTCTGAGGACTCAGCGTTCTGAGAGCCTCCTATGCCAGGAGTCTGTTGGAGAAGAAGAGGATCCACAAGAAGGATCTCACTGTGTGTCATCCATTCAACAGACAAGAGGATCAGAGTACGGTCCTGCTTTTATGCCTGATGTTTGTAGTGCGTTCAAAAACATCCTGCCACAATTTATACATTATTTCTAATCCAATATTTGAACCTTTACAACTGGTACAATTGGTTTGGTAGACTCAAACCCTCAACCTTCTCATAACCATTAtagaattatttattttccattaatAATGTCGGGGTCTTCATAAACAGACATAATCAACCATGAAGGGGACGTTTCAACATCAGTGAATGATGTTTACAGTGGGCAAACCACCTGGGCCCATGGGTAAGAGAGACCCATGTCAGGGTCAACAGAGATACAGTCTGCAGTAAACCTCCATGTCAGGGACCACAGAGATACAGTCTGCAGTAAACCTCCATGTCAGGGACCACAGAGATACTGTCTGCAGTAAACCTCCATGTCAGGGACCACAGAGATACAGTCTGCTGTAAACCTCCTCGCCCCATGGGTAAGAGAGTCCATGTCGGGGACCATAGAGATACAGTCTGCAGTGAACCTCCATGGGTAGGAGAATCAGGGACCACGGAGATACAGTCTGCAGTAAAAACCTCCATGGGTAAGAGTCAGGGACCACGGAGATACAGTCACCCTTCTTGGCTAAGAGAGTCAGGGGCTACACAAATATTGTCTGTCAGCCATAAGCTTTCGTTTATGTGGAAATGCTTTGTCAGCATCCCAGTACTGCCCGAGGACACCGTTTGCCTTAAAATATACACCAAGACGGTCTGTGAGGAAGGACAGCAGGGGGTCCAATTCCCGGTAATCAACCTGTGGCTTGCTTAACGGCAAAGGCAACGTTAGCAAACAATGAATTAACCAAGAAACTCAGAAGTGAAACAAAATGAAAGTAAACAGTGCCCATTCAAAAAGCCTGTCTAGCCCTGGTCCTTATTCGATAATGGCCATATGGATCTCTACAACGTTTCTACGTAGTCAACATCATTCTACAATCAGACATTCATAACAGTTAGCATTGTGCTAGATGTGGTGctaagtaaaaaacaaaaaacagcgCTCGTTTTCCTCGTTCGGAGCGGCCGGTCCGTCGGAGCGGGGCGGGAGCCGAGCTCCACTGGATGGAAGGACCGCTCCTCCCGCCCGCGTCAGCGGCGGTCAGAACACGAGCGCCCACGTACAGACCAGAACCTAGGCCCTCTGGCAAGGGAATGTCACTGGTTTAAGAATAAACCAGTGCATAAAACCAGTTCGACGGGGCTCGTCCTACCATCTGGAGGATCCTCCGGAACATCGCCTCGATGTTTCGTCTCCACACACAACGAATCGATCTGCTACGAGCGAAGTAACGCCGCTGAACAGCGATGGGcgggactgggaggactggtgaGAACGGAGCACCTGACCTGGTTGAGGAAGGGCAGCGATGGGCGGGActgggagggacagggaggactGGTGAGAACCGAGCACCTGACCGGGCTCAGGAAAGGCAGCGATCGAAGGATGGGGAGGACTGGGCGGGCACTGGGAGGACTGGTGAGGACCAAGCATTCAGCGCTCACCCAAATTAAAGAAGAAAACGTTGAAGAAAGGCATGATACGTGAATGAATATTATATACATCACCTGTTTACCACTACCTCTACTAAATCAATATTTAAATGACCATGATGTGATGCATTGCTTTGTTGACATGtgtttataattatatcataaaCCAGCAAAATTACAATAATGCAACTCGGTGACGTCATCCCATCCTTTATTACGTTCTCCTCTGGAATGTGTAAACTCAGGCCTTACACCATTTCATGGTTCATATTTCAAAAATGTTAATGTATGGTTAAATATATTCTCAATATAAAACGTTGTGATGCATCAGAACACATTTAAATACAGAGTAAAAGGCACTTTAAACCACAATTAACCTATAAATAGGTATTTCTTGGCTTTTCATAATAATGCACTTTGTAATCAAAAGGCACATTTCTGTTATAACTTTGGTCTTTTTTCCCCGATTAATTTTCTTACCAAAAATTAGGTCATTAAAAAAACTGATGCTATTTTTCTTCCCCATAGTTCTGCTGCATATCGAAGTAGAAAAGTATCGACTCAAATTCAAACTGAAATGGTAAAGCTCTGacataatgccgcttttccactgcatggtaccagctcgacacgactcgacacttACTACATTACTTACTACATTGCTAAATTCATTCATATAGACCCTTTCTGATTGTATCAATGCATCCCTTTGTAGCCACTACTTGGCAGTGAGTTATCAGAAGAGCGACTGCATAGGAATTTGAATGCTTTGTATGATATTGCATTACGCTTCAAACATAGGACCTTTACAAAACAATATCGAGTTTCACATTTTCTTATACACACTTGATTTTTCCAGGAAGAATGTGTTGTAATAGCTAATAAAGGTgatagtatgtgtgtttgtattaaaCATTGAAAGGTTTTAGATGAACTGAACCAAAGTCAAAATagcaaataaatattttcaaGAGACAATATTTGCATTTGAAGACCTACATAGGCTATGTCCAGTTAAGTCCTGCTTGGTGGCTTTCTGTGTTATCGATTACATGCGTGGAGAGGCCGTGGTGCGGGCTGCTGTTGTGGGTCAGGGCGGATACAGGGCTATTGCCATTTCTGTCGGCACAGCTCGGACTGCAGGGGGCACCACAGGCCGCAGTGGTGAGTCTGATCAGATACTCTGCGTGGACAGGTTTGTGATTCTGCAGCACTTGGAGGGCATCATCGATCTTGAACCACTTCCGCTTCCTTCCTGTTAGAACGAGAATGTGAACAAGGACAGAAGCTATTTCCATTTCTCTTCACATTTTCATGTTGCTGGAAAAAGATCTAGTCAAAGGGACCTGACCACCAGAGACCTAGACAGTAGACCCCCACATTCACAGGAGCCTTTTTACTAACTAGACCTTAACTCAAAGTATGGAATAAATAAGGTATTATAATATATTGAACTTAATAAAacttataataatacaatatggGCAGAAATGTAGACTGAAGCCCTTCACACCGTTAAGCTCGTATTGGGATAATTAAACCAAGACATATTTGATATGTCgatcatatataaatatataatgtgcTAGGACAGGTTAACTTAAAGGCTACATGACATCAAAAGCAAGATTATCCTTTCCCCTTAAAAGTGGTCATTTGAATAAGGGTCTGCTTGAGGATGACAACTAAACTATAAATTGCCACACGATAGTGAACTAGCGTTAGCCTGTTAGAGTAAGTGttatggaaaacaaacaaaatacactAAGAGCCCATAGCTTATAGAGAGGGTTAGGCAGGGCTGCTGGGTGTGGGTGACCACAACAACTGTCTACAGCCAACATGGCTGCCGTCACAACAGGCTAAACTCTATTTATATGGTTGAATGGGTATATTTAAAGTCTTCACTTGCTGAGTTCATACGCATTAAGTAAAAGAATGTAAATAATCTCAGACCAACAGCTCTATTGACTGCAATGGACAATACGGGCTGCGGAGAAGATCATTGCAGCTGACCTTCCCACCATCGAGGACCTGTACCAGTCCAGGGTCAGGAAAAGGGAAACAAGAATCACCCTAGATCCCTCACATCCTGGTCACAAAATGTTCAACCTCCTTCCCTCGGGTAGGCGATACAGGGCACTGTTTGCCAAAACCAGCCGACACAAAGTCAGCTTCTTTCCCCAAGCAGTCTCTCTGTTGAACGCTCAGAATTAGCCCCCACCcactattttattatattattataattattattatttattgtattgttattctgtatacttaacagtttatgtatatttattattatttatttttttgtactgttttctgttttgtgctttttcttttttatatattaacaaTAGGTTAAATGTTGAGTGTTGTACATAGAGAGCAAAGGGACCGAAGTCAAATTCCTCGTTtgttcgcaaacctggccaataaagctgaatctgaatctgaatgttGAGGTGACAAGAGGCCGTACCGATGGTGACGGAGTCCTCCCAGTCGTCCAGCGTCTCCGTTACGGTGAGAACATAGACGAAGGTCCTGTGCTTCCGGTCCTGGTTGTGCTAATGAGAGCAAGCAGAGGACTACAGTATGAGTCATCTGCACCCAGTGTGAGCGCAGATGGAACGGTTTAGGCAAATTTCTTTACTTGGAACCCCATTGATTGACCCCATATTATTTACTATATGCCAGTTTATACTTTCCATAACTGAAAATGATTTACTGACCTCAAAAACTCCCATCAGTCTTCCAAGCTTCCCCTTTACCCCAGCCTGCGTAGAGAGATAGACAAACAGACGTTTATACAGAGAGAGTCCCGGTTGGGTTTCAGGTTTCTGTCCTCCAGGCGTCTGGGCTCCTGATCCCCTCTTGGACCCTAAGTCCCAGTTTGGGTGCCAAGGATCGTCTGATCATGTGAAAAACACAGCTTGTTGTGACCAGGAGGTTATGACCAGACAGACGGCCACGGGGATGCATTTACAATGGGCGAAATCAACGAGAACAGCAACGTGGCCATGAGGTCTGGGTTAGATCTattctctggttcctctgctaCACAAGACCATTCAAATTAGAAGATAGGTTATCtttaacataatataataatataataatgattcAACCGAATATAACAAATTATAAGTCAACTTAACATATATAATAAGTCATAATATAGGATGCCTAAAATTCCCAAACCTTAACTCCCAACAAGCATGAGCTAATACTAAAGTTTGTAAGCTTTGTCTTTAAACAAGGTATCGGCCATTATCACAAAGAAGGTTATCACAGAGACTTTAGGCCTTTATCACAAAGACGGTTAATGAGCTACAGCGGTAGGCAGCTCGTTAAGTTAATTATGGGTCTGTACTGTAGGCATGTAACAGCCCCTAATTTACGTAATGTGATAAACCTGTGTTCACCCCTTTTCCCTCACCTTTTATACCAaatatagacatatatacatatagacatATAGACATAGACACGTTGGCCTTTGGCTCGTACGTCAACAAGGCCGCCATATCGGAGGCAAAGACTGGACTGTAAACAATCCAAAGTAAACAGGGGATCTGTGTTTGGTCTGGCCAAAGAGCACTATACGGTTTACATTTCTCAACCAATCaaaattattcatttttatgttCACATTAAAACCACGCATTAAAATCAGTTTCCAGGTCGGGCTTGTTCTCTTAACGCAGCATGGGGCGGCAGCCGGCAGCATTCGATATGGCTGCGATGTACGTCTGGGATTACACCTGTGATGAAGGCTTACTCAGTAACTAACCAAGTAGTAACAAGTGATAAAAcaattcttggggaggaagttTCTTGTACCTACTTTTCAGCAAGGTGTGGAAAAATATACGAAATTGAATTTTTATATAACTTAAAACAATACCTGTACATTTTTGCAGTACAATCCTACCCAGGGACGTCTGTCATTAAGAGGACATAGGCGATGTATAACTGGACAGGCCTTCTAAAGGTCAGCTCCATAACTTAAAGCTGTCAGCACACTGATGTCCCAGCTGGGGCCTCTTAGCCCACTCATCTCTAAACACTGTGGAGTACACCAGCTACTGCTGTCCCCAAGAGAAGaactaaaccacacacacatgcatatcgtTATATATTTTACCTATTATCTCATATCAGTTAACTGTAGTAGTTCAAACAAAACCTAAATATTGATTATTTTGACCATCATCTTTGTATGTTCCATGTttgtctcctcctcacctcctcataCACCTCCCTGACGGCGGCTCCGCcaggctcctcctccggctccatGCCCCCCCCTGGAACGATCCATTGGTCTGGGTGCCGACTGCTGCTCACCAGCAGCACCTGCGAGCAGAAAAGATCCTCAGGTTCTGAGAGAAGGCCAACCCCAGACAATGCAGGGAATCAGATTGGGGTCAAAGTATTGTAACACCATATGTAAATGTGGGGAAACCTTTTGTGTCATTGCATTCAAGTGTGTGAATCAGTAAAAAATATTTGAACAATAGATTGAATTTGCAGTTACACATCAGGTTTGCAGTTAGACATCTTTGTGTTTGGGTGAAAAACGTTCACATAGAATTCAATTGTGCATTTGAATACAGAGTTTGCATGAATTCATTTAATATACGAGTACAAAACTGCAGTACAAAACATTTGTCCCCCATTCCACCCCTCATCAGCCTTAGATCGACCAGGTCTAAGGCTGGTAGAGTACGTACTGCAGAGGAAGAACAGCAGATCACACATGTGCTGGTTTAATATAACAATTTCCCCTTCTGGGTACTGTCCATATTTTGTTTATTCTAGGTGAAGCTGTTGACATGTACATTCAATACCTTGAGTTCCACATGTACAATGGTGTCCTTCCCCCAGGTAGAATGCATAGCATAACCTGCCCAACATAGAACCATACAGATGCaaacatttataaaaagaaaGGTGTAAACGGAAGCTACCCTCGCTCTCTTTGACAAAGCAAACTACTTTTAATAcattggaaataaaataattacgatTACAGAGCAAACATAATGGTGTTAGATCTGCTTTATTGGGGGTCACATTACTGCAGAAGACATTGGGATATAACCTCCAAAGAGGAACTCTGACATAACCACTTGGGATAAGCACTGTGGGCAATATGATGGAAATATCAGCAAATATCACCAGTAGAGCAGCAAAATAGAAaggaacattaaaaaaatcaaCAGTAACCCTTGACCAAAGTTTCCGCCTGACCAAATTAAATGAGATGTCTTGTTTGGTTGAAGCTGAAGGAGATTTGGAGGCCATCTTAAGGTCCTGGTGTCTGGAGATGTGGCTGGAGACACTGGGAGCAGGTTCAGGTCGTGAGAGATCCTGCGGCACAACGACACCTTCAGATCACTGAAGGTGATGAGTTCAGATCCCATCCAACTCATCCCTTCAACAATGGGTACATATTTTCATCTCGTAGGTTTGGTTTGTACTCGTAGATTTGTTTAGCGGTGGCCGATTTGATCCAATACCAAGTAATACCGGATCAGAATCGCCGATATTGATACCAATACCGATACTTTCATTATTCAAACTACTACTGCAACCCTCTATGTACCTCtacaggggtgcccaaccattttggacccaagatctacttttcaagtagccaacctcccgagatctaccagtctagtgtcaacattgcaaacccacacacatcgTTCCCAGCCTGCAGTAACTAACCTCACACTTTTTCTTGTTGTCACacaacaaagagcaacaatgtaggacgtccaagaaggacgtcAAAATTtgcgcaacattttcttcaataaactgaGCTTTCGCCGTTATCCTCCTCCCGcacggaagtgatgattctgtctaccaatcaacggacggcgtgtgtagctcaaacttgttggcacccttttagacgtctcagtaccccaacggaggagtactgcaaGATGAGTATGGCTGATCACGGCTCAGTCCGGACCCCGCCCCCTTTCGACACTGCATGAACTGtacagggccccgtttcccgataacgatggatcttcgctcgtacgatcattctcccgatggatcttgcgatccatcgataatttctttgtcgcgtttcccgaaactcctcttaacgtgaacgcgcattcgctgcactcacgacgtcgtaggattgtaactgtctactgacacggtgctgaaatgggctccgtaggagggggagacgcaggaatctcgcaggaaaattgtgttaaaaagggttaaaatatatccccatcaaggacaacagcagagtagcctacgaaaaaaatagactgcaattatatgaatgctaaagacattaaaacacaattgattaggcttaaaccgacatatatcagtcctaatcctgaatgcactgtgcgtttcacggcattttcccccctgaaataattcctcttcacacctgtgaataacccgggagacgtccatgatgaggaatacaacgaagcccaccgtctggcccggtgcatcgttgagcgcacgatcgggaggtggaagttgcgctttagatgccttcacaagtcaggcggagggctccagttttcgccggccaagtcatgcgccgtgatatgtgtgacggctatgttgcacaacattgcagctaaggctggggtggcattgcttgaaccggaggacgctgaggacgatgacgacgaggaagatcggtgtgaggacggcctccctcataactacgcggctggttttcatgcgcgtcgaagagtgtttgagacttttttttaaccccctccaccctcccacatgtcactaaacattcccgtcaacgtgaccaatccccaccatatcccagccttttgcctgctcctttgcttgttttttataatttattatatatatatatatatatatttttttttttttacattattttatgctacgttttatgagtagcctatgtcagtctgcacaaatcccgttttattttggccattttaacatctttattaataaattaattaataatctttattaattaccaaactaagaacataaaggcgcaatgcgttttaataaaacgcatccaatagacggaatgtccgatggtgacgccactgaggctatagctgacgatgctcttagcgtcctacgagtacctacgagcacccctggagtaggccctactcgttagctacgagcgttttcaagacgttcgttccccacgatgctttcgggaaacgcagtgaaaactctacgatgccctttcgacgcacttcacgatccacttaggctaacgacgctttcgggaaacggggcccaggtttgagtgagtgagtgagaatatGGAGATCTTCACATAACATCTTCACATAAATCAAGGACTTATGTCAAGGTTTTAGTATGTCAATAAACTACTAAACTTCTCTTATTACTAACATAATTCATAATTAATCTGGAAAACAAGCAAACAAGGCCAACAATAATTGTTAAGCAAAACAATGTCAATATTTACACATAAATTACAGACAAGTAGCCAGAGTCGCCAGAAGAACTACACACAACGGTTAAATGCTATCATAACCAGTGTCCTTATTTAGAATTCCACACAGAGACAAAAaaacattccacacacacacaaacaagtcaTATTCACTTTGTGAATAcgacttgtttgtgtgtgtgcgggatgTTTTTCTGCACACCCAGCCAGCCAAACAAGCTTAACAAAAAACACTGGATCAGCAGTTACATTTCTGCTTGAAAACCAAAACAGCTTAACAGAGTCCAGAGGGCCAGCCACCAAAACACCAGGAAACACACACCGCCTGTAGACAACATGTGACACACCCAAATACCAGGAAACACACTCCGCCTCTAGACAACATGTAACACACCCAAATACCAGGAAACACACACCGCCTCTAGACAACATGtaacacacccaaacaccagTCCACGAAACACAAACCACCTGTGGTCCAGCAGCTGTAGAAGTATCTCAAGCAGACAGCCTTCACAGAGGTACACAAACATTGAGAGGAGGATGTCAACTGGGTGGTCTTTAAGTCAGGATTAATTATCTTTGATAATCGACACCAATTCATTTTAATATCGAATTATGGCCTCACAGAGTCACAGGTCCTTCTTAAATTCAGCCTTTTTattattaaacaaacaaaatgtccCATTTT includes:
- the nudt4a gene encoding nudix (nucleoside diphosphate linked moiety X)-type motif 4a isoform X2; this translates as MRGGMGDKCFVLLVSSSRHPDQWIVPGGGMEPEEEPGGAAVREVYEEAGVKGKLGRLMGVFEHNQDRKHRTFVYVLTVTETLDDWEDSVTIGRKRKWFKIDDALQVLQNHKPVHAEYLIRLTTAACGAPCSPSCADRNGNSPVSALTHNSSPHHGLSTHVIDNTESHQAGLNWT
- the nudt4a gene encoding nudix (nucleoside diphosphate linked moiety X)-type motif 4a isoform X1, which encodes MMKFKSNQTRTYDGEGFKRRAACLCFKNEGEDEVLLVSSSRHPDQWIVPGGGMEPEEEPGGAAVREVYEEAGVKGKLGRLMGVFEHNQDRKHRTFVYVLTVTETLDDWEDSVTIGRKRKWFKIDDALQVLQNHKPVHAEYLIRLTTAACGAPCSPSCADRNGNSPVSALTHNSSPHHGLSTHVIDNTESHQAGLNWT